A region from the Cannabis sativa cultivar Pink pepper isolate KNU-18-1 chromosome 9, ASM2916894v1, whole genome shotgun sequence genome encodes:
- the LOC115721968 gene encoding LOW QUALITY PROTEIN: inorganic phosphate transporter 1-4 (The sequence of the model RefSeq protein was modified relative to this genomic sequence to represent the inferred CDS: deleted 1 base in 1 codon), which produces MAGEQMGVLNALDMAKTQLYHFTAIVIAGMGFFTDAYDLFCISLVTKLLGRIYYTDLSSDKPGNLPPNVAAAVNGVAFVGTLTGQLFFGWLGDKMGRKKVYGLTLLVMVICSVASGLSFGQDAKAVMATLCFFRFWLGFGIGGDYPLSATIMSEYANKKTRGAFIAAVFAMQGFGILGGGIIALIVSGAFKAKYDVPAYIEDRAGSLVPQADYVWRIILMFGAFPAAITYYWRMKMPETARYTALVAKNAAQAAADMSKVLQVELEADVEKVEKLSQKGNSYGLFSKEFARRHGLHLVGTTTTWFLLDIAFYSSNLFQKDIFTAIGWIPAANTMNAIEEVFRIARAQTLIALCSTVPGYWFTVFFIDSMGRFAIQLMGFFFMTVFMFALAFPYHHWKKNHIGFVIMYSLTFFFSNFGPNATTFVVPAEIFPARLRSTCHGISAAAGKAGAIVGAFGFLYAAQDKDPSKTEAGYPPGIGVKNALIMLGVINFLGMVFTFLVPESKGKSLEELTGENEDGEMEPTPASTVRTVPI; this is translated from the exons ATGGCGGGTGAACAAATGGGAGTGCTTAATGCACTCGACATGGCCAAGACGCAACTCTATCATTTCACCGCCATAGTCATCGCCGGAATGGGCTTCTTCACCGACGCATACGATCTCTTCTGCATCTCTCTCGTCACAAAACTTCTCGGTCGTATTTACTACACCGACTTATCCTCAGATAAGCCAGGAAACTTGCCTCCCAACGTTGCAGCAGCCGTAAACGGTGTTGCTTTCGTTGGAACATTGACCGGTCAACTCTTTTTCGGGTGGCTTGGAGACAAGATGGGGCGGAAGAAGGTGTACGGACTAACCCTACTTGTTATGGTTATTTGTTCAGTTGCGTCGGGACTTTCCTTTGGCCAAGATGCTAAGGCCGTCATGGCGACTCTTTGCTTCTTTAGATTTTGGCTAGGGTTTGGTATTGGCGGTGACTACCCTCTCTCGGCCACCATCATGTCGGAGTATGCTAATAAGAAGACACGTGGCGCTTTTATAGCTGCTGTTTTCGCCATGCAAGGGTTTGGAATTCTTGGGGGTGGAATCATAGCTTTGATTGTCTCTG GTGCCTTTAAAGCAAAATATGATGTTCCTGCTTACATTGAAGATAGAGCAGGGTCACTCGTTCCCCAAGCTGACTATGTTTGGCGTATAATTCTCATGTTCGGTGCTTTTCCAGCCGCAATTACTTATTATTGGCGTATGAAAATGCCTGAAACTGCTCGATACACAGCTCTAGTTGCTAAAAATGCTGCACAAGCAGCTGCAGACATGTCTAAGGTGTTACAAGTCGAGCTTGAAGCTGATGTGGAGAAGGTAGAGAAATTATCCCAAAAGGGTAACTCCTATGGACTCTTTAGTAAAGAATTTGCTCGTCGCCATGGCCTCCACCTCGTTGGAACAACAACCACTTGGTTTTTATTAGATATTGCCTTTTATAGCTCGAATCTCTTCCAAAAGGACATTTTCACCGCCATTGGTTGGATTCCTGCGGCCAACACAATGAATGCTATTGAAGAAGTATTTAGAATCGCCCGAGCCCAAACCCTAATTGCTTTGTGTAGTACTGTCCCAGGTTATtggtttactgtt ttttttatagatagTATGGGAAGATTCGCCATTCAACTAATGGGTTTCTTTTTTATGACGGTGTTCATGTTTGCCCTAGCCTTTCCTTACCACCATTGGAAAAAGAACCATATCGGGTTCGTGATTATGTACTCTTtgacttttttcttttctaactttGGACCCAATGCTACCACTTTTGTTGTCCCGGCTGAGATTTTCCCAGCACGACTGAGATCCACGTGTCATGGGATATCAGCTGCGGCAGGAAAAGCTGGAGCAATAGTGGGAGCTTTCGGGTTCTTGTACGCAGCCCAAGATAAAGATCCATCAAAGACCGAAGCTGGTTACCCACCCGGTATTGGAGTTAAAAATGCCCTAATTATGCTTGGAGTTATAAACTTTCTTGGAATGGTGTTTACTTTTTTGGTGCCAGAGTCAAAAGGAAAATCACTTGAAGAGTTGACTGGTGAGAATGAAGATGGGGAGATGGAACCCACTCCTGCAAGTACTGTTCGTACTGTTCctatttaa
- the LOC115724054 gene encoding serine/threonine-protein phosphatase PP1 isozyme 3 isoform X1, whose protein sequence is MNGSVLDGIINRLLEVRTNPGKQVQLSETEIKQLCFVSRDVFLRQPMLLELEAPVKICGDIHGQYSDLLRLFEYGGLPPRSNYLFLGDYVDRGKQSLETICLLLAYKIKYPENFFLLRGNHECASINRIYGFYDECKRRFNVRLWRIFTDCFNCLPVAALIDEKILCMHGGLSPDLKNLKQIRMIQRPTDVAEHGLLCDLLWSDPSKDIQGWGPNERGVSFTFGADRVTEFLRKQDLDLICRAHQVVEDGYEFFANRKLVTLFSAPNYCGEFDNAGAMMSVDESLMCSFQILKPADKKPKFGFGTTKPGPPSKVKVHFIYGLLHKYTKITKILFYRILNIFTIFLILFTENTTFLCCTLVNLLLIFYYLYIIFAII, encoded by the exons atgAATGGTTCTGTTCTTGATGGTATAATTAATAGGCTTCTTGAAGTTAGAACAAATCCAGGGAAACAAGTTCAGCTTTCAGAGACTGAAATTAAGCAGCTTTGCTTTGTTTCAAGAGATGTTTTCTTGAGACAACCCATGTTGTTGGAGCTTGAAGCACCTGTTAAAATTTGTG GTGATATTCATGGACAATATTCCGATCTTCTTCGGCTATTCGAGTACGGCGGATTACCGCCTCGTTCAAACTACTTATTCTTAGGGGATTATGTAGACAGAGGAAAACAAAGCTTGGAAACAATATGTCTACTTCTAGCATACAAAATCAAGTACCCTGAGAACTTTTTCCTCCTTAGAGGAAACCACGAATGCGCCTCAATAAACAGAATTTACGGGTTTTATGATGAATGCAAAAGAAGGTTCAATGTAAGGCTATGGAGAATATTCACAGATTGTTTCAATTGTCTTCCTGTTGCAGCCCTCATAGATGAAAAAATACTATGTATGCATGGTGGTCTTTCCCCTGAtttgaaaaatttgaaacaaataAGAATGATTCAAAGGCCAACTGATGTAGCTGAACATGGTTTGTTATGTGATCTTTTATGGTCTGATCCTAGTAAAGATATTCAAGGTTGGGGTCCTAATGAAAGGGGTGTTTCTTTCACTTTTGGTGCTGATAGAGTCACCGAGTTTTTGCGAAAACAGGATCTTGACTTGATTTGTCGAGCTCATCAG GTTGTGGAAGATGGATATGAGTTCTTTGCAAACCGAAAACTTGTGACGCTATTCTCAGCGCCTAATTACTGTGGCGAATTCGACAATGCCGGTGCCATGATGAGTGTTGATGAGAGCTTAATGTgttcttttcagattttaaaaccAGCTGATAAGAAACCAAAGTTTGGATTTGGTACTACTAAGCCAGGTCCTCCTAGTAAAGTTAAGGTACATTTTATTTATGGATTAttacacaaatatacaaaaataacaaaaatactgttttacagaattttaaatatttttacgatttttttgattttatttacagaaaatacgacATTTTTATgctgtactcttgttaatttgttgttgattttttattatctgtatattatttttgctattatttag
- the LOC133030987 gene encoding uncharacterized protein LOC133030987, with protein MATSNPFILLSLVLALFIFMEITLTTATNLKGLKNFTPNIDPKDPRGVPSTSFVPNGNPTSYVPNGNPSSSVPNGNPTSSVQSSIAKHFTTNRPNTPGAVPSSVAKHFTPNNNEDSRDPTYNDPSRVGSPRLPNIPGSISRSVDIRLTPKDRRSNDPPSFPDLTWPDVARSFNRESPKNGGSPKLPPSSVAKHFTPNSNEDPRDPTYNDPSKGGSPRLPNVPGSVSRSVDIRLTPKDRRSNDPPSFPDLTWPDVARSFNRESPKNGGSPKLPKTPGSVSQYFTLYKPNTPGSVPSSVAKHFTPNSNEDPRDPTYNDPSRSGGSPKLPNIPSSVSRSVDIRLTPKDRRSNDPPSFPDLTWPDVARSFNRESPKNGGSPKLPKTPGSVSQYFTLYKPNTPGFVPSSVAKHFTPNSNEDPRDPTYNDPSRSGGSPKLQNSTPSSVPRSVNIILAPKDPWSNDPPSFPDLTWPDVARAFNRESSNTVPSTKP; from the coding sequence ATGGCGACATCAAACCCTTTCATACTCTTATCCTTAGTTCTTGCTTTGTTTATCTTCATGGAAATAACCTTGACTACTGCTACCAATCTCAAGGGACTGAAAAATTTCACACCAAACATAGATCCTAAGGATCCAAGAGGTGTTCCTTCAACGTCTTTTGTGCCAAATGGCAATCCAACGTCTTATGTACCAAATGGAAATCCATCATCATCTGTACCAAATGGCAATCCAACGTCTTCTGTACAAAGTTCGATAGCTAAGCATTTCACAACAAATAGGCCAAACACTCCTGGTGCTGTACCAAGTTCTGTAGCTAAGCATTTCACACCAAATAATAATGAAGATTCAAGGGATCCAACATATAATGATCCATCGAGGGTTGGATCTCCAAGGTTGCCAAACATTCCTGGTTCTATATCAAGATCTGTAGATATTAGATTGACCCCAAAGGATCGAAGGAGCAATGATCCTCCCTCATTTCCTGACCTGACTTGGCCTGATGTTGCTAGGTCATTCAACCGAGAAAGTCCTAAGAATGGTGGATCTCCAAAGCTGCCACCAAGCTCTGTAGCTAAGCATTTCACACCAAATAGTAATGAAGATCCAAGGGATCCAACATATAATGATCCATCGAAAGGTGGATCTCCAAGGTTGCCAAACGTTCCTGGTTCTGTATCAAGATCTGTAGATATTAGATTGACCCCAAAAGATCGAAGGAGCAATGATCCACCCTCATTTCCTGACCTGACTTGGCCTGATGTTGCTAGGTCATTCAACCGAGAAAGTCCTAAGAATGGTGGATCTCCAAAGCTGCCAAAGACTCCTGGTTCTGTATCGCAATATTTCACACTATACAAGCCAAATACTCCTGGTTCTGTACCAAGCTCTGTAGCTAAGCATTTCACACCAAATAGTAATGAAGATCCAAGGGATCCAACTTATAATGATCCATCAAGGAGTGGTGGATCTCCAAAGTTGCCAAACATTCCTAGTTCTGTATCAAGATCTGTAGATATTAGATTGACCCCAAAAGATCGAAGGAGCAATGATCCACCCTCATTTCCTGACCTGACTTGGCCTGATGTTGCTAGGTCGTTCAACCGAGAAAGTCCTAAGAATGGTGGATCTCCAAAGCTGCCAAAGACTCCTGGTTCTGTATCGCAATATTTCACACTATACAAGCCAAATACTCCTGGTTTTGTACCAAGCTCTGTAGCTAAGCATTTCACACCAAATAGTAATGAAGATCCAAGGGATCCAACATATAATGATCCATCAAGGAGTGGTGGATCTCCAAAGTTGCAAAACAGTACTCCTAGTTCTGTACCAAGATCTGTAAATATCATATTGGCCCCAAAGGATCCATGGAGCAATGACCCTCCCTCATTTCCTGACCTAACTTGGCCTGATGTTGCTAGGGCATTCAACCGAGAAAGTTCTAATACTGTCCCTAGTACTAAACCTTGA
- the LOC115724054 gene encoding serine/threonine-protein phosphatase PP1 isozyme 3 isoform X2 produces the protein MNGSVLDGIINRLLEVRTNPGKQVQLSETEIKQLCFVSRDVFLRQPMLLELEAPVKICGDIHGQYSDLLRLFEYGGLPPRSNYLFLGDYVDRGKQSLETICLLLAYKIKYPENFFLLRGNHECASINRIYGFYDECKRRFNVRLWRIFTDCFNCLPVAALIDEKILCMHGGLSPDLKNLKQIRMIQRPTDVAEHGLLCDLLWSDPSKDIQGWGPNERGVSFTFGADRVTEFLRKQDLDLICRAHQVVEDGYEFFANRKLVTLFSAPNYCGEFDNAGAMMSVDESLMCSFQILKPADKKPKFGFGTTKPGPPSKVKSLLAAKGYSF, from the exons atgAATGGTTCTGTTCTTGATGGTATAATTAATAGGCTTCTTGAAGTTAGAACAAATCCAGGGAAACAAGTTCAGCTTTCAGAGACTGAAATTAAGCAGCTTTGCTTTGTTTCAAGAGATGTTTTCTTGAGACAACCCATGTTGTTGGAGCTTGAAGCACCTGTTAAAATTTGTG GTGATATTCATGGACAATATTCCGATCTTCTTCGGCTATTCGAGTACGGCGGATTACCGCCTCGTTCAAACTACTTATTCTTAGGGGATTATGTAGACAGAGGAAAACAAAGCTTGGAAACAATATGTCTACTTCTAGCATACAAAATCAAGTACCCTGAGAACTTTTTCCTCCTTAGAGGAAACCACGAATGCGCCTCAATAAACAGAATTTACGGGTTTTATGATGAATGCAAAAGAAGGTTCAATGTAAGGCTATGGAGAATATTCACAGATTGTTTCAATTGTCTTCCTGTTGCAGCCCTCATAGATGAAAAAATACTATGTATGCATGGTGGTCTTTCCCCTGAtttgaaaaatttgaaacaaataAGAATGATTCAAAGGCCAACTGATGTAGCTGAACATGGTTTGTTATGTGATCTTTTATGGTCTGATCCTAGTAAAGATATTCAAGGTTGGGGTCCTAATGAAAGGGGTGTTTCTTTCACTTTTGGTGCTGATAGAGTCACCGAGTTTTTGCGAAAACAGGATCTTGACTTGATTTGTCGAGCTCATCAG GTTGTGGAAGATGGATATGAGTTCTTTGCAAACCGAAAACTTGTGACGCTATTCTCAGCGCCTAATTACTGTGGCGAATTCGACAATGCCGGTGCCATGATGAGTGTTGATGAGAGCTTAATGTgttcttttcagattttaaaaccAGCTGATAAGAAACCAAAGTTTGGATTTGGTACTACTAAGCCAGGTCCTCCTAGTAAAGTTAAG tcaTTGCTTGCTGCAAAGGGATATTCTTTTTGA
- the LOC133030841 gene encoding NAD(P)H-quinone oxidoreductase subunit 2 A, chloroplastic-like, whose protein sequence is MILGNLIAITQTSMKRMLAYSSIGQIGYVIIGIIVGDSNGGYASMITYMLFYISMNLGTFACIVLFGLRTGTDNIRDYAGLYTKDPFLALSLALCLLSLGGLPPLAGFFGKLHLFWCGWQAGLYFLVSIGLLTSVVSIYYYLKIIKLLMTRRNQEITPHVQNYRRSPLRSNNSIELSMIVCVIASTIPGISMNPIIEIAQDTLF, encoded by the coding sequence ATGATATTGGGGAATCTCATTGCTATTACTCAAACAAGCATGAAACGTATGCTTGCGTATTCGTCCATAGGTCAAATTGGATATGTAATTATTGGAATAATTGTTGGAGACTCAAATGGTGGATATGCAAGCATGATAACTTATATGCTGTTCTATATCTCCATGAATCTAGGAACTTTTGCTTGCATTGTATTATTTGGTCTACGTACCGGAACTGATAACATTCGAGATTATGCAGGATTATACACGAAAGATCCTTTTTTGGCTCTCTCTTTAGCCCTCTGTCTCTTATCCTTAGGAGGTCTTCCTCCACTAGCAGGTTTTTTCGGAAAACTTCATTTATTCTGGTGTGGATGGCAGGCAGGCCTATATTTCTTGGTTTCAATAGGACTCCTTACGAGCGTTGTTTCTATCTACTATTATCTAAAAATAATCAAGTTATTAATGACTAGACGAAACCAAGAAATAACCCCTCACGTGCAAAATTATAGAAGATCCCCTTTAAGATCAAACAATTCCATCGAATTGAGTATGATTGTATGTGTGATAGCATCTACTATACCAGGAATATCAATGAACCCGATTATTGAAATTGCTCAGGATACCCTTTTTTAG